The sequence CAGAGAGATAAGATCTCGTTAAATCTTGCTGGTCCACATTTGGAGTTCGTTATCAAGCAATAGTGAAGCAGAATTGAGCTGAATCTTTCTTGGTTACTGGCTAGGATTATCCGTCCCGATTTCGATAAGTTTGTTGCGCCTGAAAACAATGAATAGTGAAGAAGTGAAAAATGCGGAATGTGCTATTAAATAATTTAGATACGGAAATAGTACAACTGAttcaaaaacaagttttggacTTTAGAAAATGCTTGATGACCATGCAAAAAAACTTAGATGTTAACTttcattttgataaatttgaaattacacatacagaaaaaaattatcaaaaaggcCGCACAATTTTTCTATGCCAATTGTTaataaaaaaagctaaaaattgtccaatttttctgaaactttgttggagtttttttgtaaaaaaaccgtttttgtGAAGATatgtattatttttctaatacgTTATGCTGGCTGAAATATTGCTCATTTCAATAAGCTTTTGACAGGTTAAAAATATGATCTTGTTGTATGTGTACTGCATAGAGATTTACTTGAAAACGATTCATTGAGGCTAGGTAATGCAAAGTCAActgttttcaaagttaaaaactaagaaaatatATTCCACAAAAAGCTAGGGTATTTCATTAGCCTGGATTTTACTAATAATACTACATATAACTAATATAACATTTAACATATAACCATACTTTGTTTGGGTTTACTTGTTTTACAAGCTATATTTTGACAAGATGTAGATTATATTTCTATGGAGAAGTAGAGCTTTGACTTGAGGTTTGGGTCTGTTAAACTcatatttttgacaatttgggtaatcttcaattttttacactgTGAGTGTACTTTAAGTAGTGTACTTTAATTATCCTTTCCAGCTTCTACGAATGAAAACCACTCACCAGGATTGCATAGAATGATTACACTGAGTAGAATAAACTCTTCGTGTGTGATTTTAATTTCACTAAGTCTTCCTACAAGCAAGCATCTGATATCATTGAGTAATTGTTTATTGTATCCGGCTGCATATTGAGCTTCTTCTGGGAAGACATCAACTTTTCCAGGATGGTTCATCGCGGCTTCCTTGCACAGGTATGATCGCATTGCAGTAACCAGTATAAGATACATTAAGTGAGAGTACTTAAAAATTGCTATCGTGTCTTGACTGGatagaaattttataaaatccaATTGTCGTATGAAACTTATACACGAGAGATGATTTATAACACCCCAGTCGCAAAAGTTGAACACTGTTCCTGGTTTTCTGGGCTCAAATGGGAACGAACGTCTGCTGAAAACTTCATCGACTGTCAGACTTTCAGGAATCgtgcaattcaaaaatatatctcTTCGTTTTGTGTCCATAACAAGTAACTTGTTGATTATATTTGTTGGATCATCCACAgcatccaaaaaaatcataccAACAATGATACACTTGTGGAAACGGCAAAACCTGCACTGAGATTCTCCACTGTCCAGAACAATTGTTGGGCAGTTTCCATCACGACCACATTTGAGAACTTTTGGGGTGTCGAGAGCTCGtcggaaaaacattttgcaagcATTACATGATTGCACCTGTGAGGTTATTTCTTTTAGATAATATTCTTCGTTGTACGTTGACAAtattaattatcaaaatttttaaggaGAGCGCCAGTGAGagaattgttaaaaatcactCATATAGTGCCAAAATTACCCTATCATATCataaatatcatagtaaaactttaaaaaattgtttttaaatttgttttattttgtttgaaaatgcgGTActaagtttttgccacttttttgaaaattgccaattaaataaaaaattcctccGTATTTTATGGCCTacttatgtttcaaatatatattactattcaaacattttcccaaattttttttgagttgtaATATCTTATTTGGTCATTACTACCCTGTTATTAACACTTTCTCCACTGGAGCAACTCTACCTTTaagataaataaaaaattagaaaagaaaacttatacggaaaactattttttaaactaacaCCGTAATTAAATCCTGTAGTTTTCTCATTGCACACTTTGCAGGAACGAGTGATGCAATCCAtagttgaaatttctgaaatttttttttttagttcaaactttaaatatagtttttacgattgaaaataaaattttcgcttGAACATTATTTTGCTCAAAAGAAGCGGAATTATCAATACAAGCCTAATCTGCATGGGCAGAAAAGGGGATAAAATCATACTAAGCTGTCTGAAGACATATCGAAAAGGGGGATGTCTCGAGAACATTTTGGGCTTATGTGTGACTTCCTATATTGGAGACGAGAGATCATGCTCTATAGAGATCATAGAGCTTATACCAAAATGTGATTCATTAACGACGAGAGTTAGTCAGAACAGACTAGATATAGAGTGTAAAATCGTGACCAGCAAAAGTTTTCTGGTCAGATTTGAAACGTTAAACACTACAATCCACTACAAGAACCTCGAAGAAATGTAAATATAACGTGTAAAAGTTTTTATCTACAATATTTACGAAATAAATTTcgtatgaaaactttttaatttggtTTTCTCGTCACAACGGTAAAGCAAAAAGCACCTGATTATTTCctattcaatcaaaattttaaaaaaggcgAATGCTAAAAACGCCGAATGATTATAGTATGTtgtgaaaaactaattttaaagcCAAAACAATACTAATAATGCATCAAAAAACAcgttgattttaaaaaaattgggtacTTTTGTTGTAGCTAACATGCAATCTAACCTCGTgtttaaatttccattttcaaggaaaatgaatacattttcaaggaaaatgAATCTTTGAGAAACGTGGTGTCAGCTAGAAAAGATTTGtcaacaaatttcaacaagtttttttcaaatgtaatgCTATCTTCAGAGCTATTTTGAGACTCTCAGagatttaaaacttttttttagtgaaatacaagaaaatctggtaatcacaaaaaaaaaaattaaatgaagaAAGCTATAAACTTCaaattgtttattattttcaaaatcacaatTCCAAAATCATTTTGCTTGTCGGCTGATTTGGGTAAAAGTACTGAAACAAAGTAAGATATTTCTTCGTGTGTTCATGTACTTTCATAACAAGGTTGAACACACATAAAAAGCGACAAATCGTGAAGGCCTTTTTTTTATGAGTTTTAAAGCAGAGTTCAAGAAGTGATGATGTGTACACTTTTTGATAAGAAGCGATTAAATCACGACCGGTGTTTGATAAACCAGATATAGCTGAAAATGAATCAAGATTATGATccttttaaactgaaattcaCCTGGATTTGAAACAGCATTCGCGCAGAGCAATATATATTCTTCATACGAAATGTCCAATTCAATTTAACGATTGATAACTTCACATCGAACTTTGTTTAATAGATTCTGGCTAATGAAAGAATCGTTCACAACAAAAGATGGGTAAACATCGGCTCCATTCGGAAAACTCACAAAACTTTGCTTTCGCATATATGATGCCATATTTGTTGTTAAAACAATCAACGAAAAATTAGAGTTCGAtagaaagtttttgagatCTCTCGATGAGAGAAATTTCGTAAAGTGTAAGTTTTTCAAGTATTCAATGGCTGTGATCTGACTCATTAGTCCCCAGTCAAAGCATTCAAAGTGGAGGCCAGCCGGTTTATCCAGATATTTCAGTGATTCTTGCTCAAATAGGTTATCCAAATGAAAATCGATTGGTACAATTTTAGTAGAATAATAAAATGTTGATTCTTTAGTCGAATCCAATAGTGTCAGCGAACTTATGAGTTTTTCCAACTGTGAATACTGGAAAATTTGCAGCATACCAACATCCACACATTTGTGAAATCGGCAAAacatacattttgaaattgaagcagtatgataatttttgaaacaatgttCGTCGTGACGCCAATCATCAATGTATCTTGTTCTTTTTAATTCTCTTCGAAAAAATGTACCACAAGCATTACATGCGTTggtctgaaataaaaaactgaaagaggAAAACGGATCAAACTTGCATTAAAATCAgtataatttcaaaacggTACTTTAAAATCTTTTCCCGTGCAGAACAGTCTAGGTAATCTTTTTCCAGTGGTGACCACCATCTAGGCTTCaggtttatttttaattgtttatttatttttgcacattCATTTAGTGTTCAAATTAGCCAAATATTCTGCGTTTTAGAAATTCTTTTTAGAACCGATAATTTTTTCGGTACTAGCGTAGTTGGCGATACATTTGAAAAGCTTTtacaaaatgattttatttgaagtttAGCCACTTTTTGAGTTGAATATAACTTTTACAGAAtctaccaatttttcaaaaagagctATGCGCAACAGTTTTGTATCTCaaaacaaacatttgaaacCAACAATTTATTGATCATCGGCTAcatgtattttcaaaagttcacaaataaattaaaatattataccCCATAGTTGAAAATTCGCATAGGATTGTTGCAGACGTCACAATTTATTGAGCTCATCATACGATGTACCAAGAAACTCTGAAACTTAAAatgatttaatatttttcgcaATACGGaacatttattaaaacaaaaacaattttattgaatgaattgaattaaaaattaaaaaaaaaacatgaattagAGTTTGTTCTCACTGGACGCATAACCAGCCAGACCGAAAAATATGTTAGTCTTCttggaaaaagaggaaaaagatTAGCTCTCGGGATAAGATTTCAtcattttcgttcaaaaataatcCATATGATATCAGTCTAGTTGACGTTGAAAAGATTGATAAAATTTACAAGGTTGCTTATCAGGATGAAAGTATTGGTACAAAGATAAATATTTAAGAATGTTTTCGTAAGTCTGAGTGGCAACGTTGAGAACAGCCACAAGGTTACAAAACCTTGCTGGCCCATTTTGCTGATATTTCGTTAAGCAATATTGAAGAAGCGAAGATGTGTACAGTTTTTGGTAACAGCTCAGAAGGTTTTGACCAGTGAATGATAGATCGGGGACTGCTGAAATTTTAGCTATTGTAAATCTGTATTCATCTGGTATGTTTTGCGAAAACATTCGCTTTTATTAAAAGTAGAGTAGCGAAGTTTGAGTCTTTGCACTATCACCTAACCTGGCCCTCAGTGATGTTTTGTTCAAAagatgaaattttctaaataaaagcTCAAGTCGATTGAAACGAGACGTTGGAAAATTAGTACTGCAGTTTCTAATAATGCTGCATAAAAAAGGGTCTGGAAATTAGTGGTACATACatcactaatagagaatatgaAGTAATTGCCGTTTTTATCTACTGTCTTACCTGGATTTGAAAAAGCAATAGCACTGATCATGATTATTTCTTCCCGTGTTATCttcaattcaataaattttccaactaaCTGGCACCGGATAAGgttcaaaaagtttagtttGATTTTCCCAGCCTCTTGGACACTAACCGGAAATAAATCAACTCCATGTGGAAAATGCATTAAGTCTTCTTTGCAAAAGTAGCATCGCATTGCCATCGTGAGCATCGCTTCCAGAAAGTATGCTcctttgaaaaagtatttcaaaTCTTTAGATGAtagatattttggaaaatctaaacTTCTAAGTTTTTCAATTGCTGATAGCTTATTCATAATTGCCCATCCATGGCAATCAAAGGTCAAatcatgtgtttttttaataaaacgagTAGGTTTTTCATCAAGAAAATTGTTCGTGTCAAAATCCGAAGAAATCGAGAAATTGAGGAACGTGTGTTCTCGGTTTGCATCCaaacaaaataaatacttAATCAGATCAGCGAATTTTGTATATCGAGAAACAGTTAACAATCCGACGTCGACGCATTTATTGAATCGACAATGTCtgcattttggaaatttttttctagtacCAGATACTTTATAGCAATCCCAACTATGCTTGCAGTCTCCAAAAAAGGACCATGGTTCCATTGACCTTCGAAAAAACAAGTCACAAGAGTTGCACAAATACTTCTATAAACAgacataaaataaattaacctTTCGAACACTCAGGCTTACCCCATGTTTAAACAAATGAGTGCTACTTTCGCACACAACACAGTCTCCTGTCTTGATCATTTTTAAAGAGCAGTTAAAGATTGTAATGCACTTTTGTGAACACCGACACCTAGAGGAAACTGAATTAGGTACTTGTGTATAGCCccatattgaaaaataaaaataaaaatggacTGAATTTTCATGATATACATTTTTCTCTTAAGGCTTGGAAATGGTTAGTCCCTAGtctaaataccaaaatatTCCTTTTGTTATCATAATTAGAGAAAAGCACGCGTAGACATGATATCATTATAGAAGAGACAGAACCTTGCATTCTCTATCAATCTTGCACCACTACagaccaattgaaaattagtcttgtaCGCAAAACTagtagaggaaatacggtaaatcAAAATGAATAGCCGGTCGTTGTGATACTATAAGTTGAAAATTGGGTGTCAGCTCATTGAGCACTTTTCCCAGAGAATTttgaagccaaaaaaaaaacgtttcaaagcattctaaaataaaattcccaTAATAACGTTTGGGCTTTGTGACATGCTTAATTGAAGAGTAAATCATTGAAAACTGCAGAAGCCAACCAAATATTTCCGAATTGcgaaattttaaccaaaactCGTGATGTAGTGTGTATTTTGTGTAGATGATGTGTTTTTAATATAACAATATTATTATCACAGAACAGACATAACTAATGGTCTCTCAAAAGAACCTTGAAaagatcaaaagttttttttcaattgtaacCAACCCTAGAAGCCATTAATGTCAAAAGAAAAAGATAATTATCAAACTTAAAATAGAacgtaaattaaaattaacaaaatttgataatatcTCGTGTGCAGTGATGTATGCACACAACACATCTTATTTCATCAATGCACCTGCCATATTAACTAATGCGAATATTCTGGCAAAAAGTATAAAAGCAGAGTTAATGTGCTTGATCTTACTAATCTTTTAAGATCAGAACAAACTTTTAAAGAACTTTGGTGTCAGGTGTTTTCTAACTACTGTGTAAGCTGTCTACTCATTGCTGGTTTTTGATATCATTTCCGAACATTTCGAATTAGAATGAATAGCGTTTGAAAACGTAACGGCAATTGGCGCCAGGACACCGTGTCTACTGTTGCAGTTGTTGTTCCCCTCCAAAAACATATTCTGACAGACCAAACACATTTTAGtcttgttgaaaataaaagttaaaagcAAGCTTTTGGAATAAGATTTAATAGTATTCGTTGTAAAATATTCCAGTCAACATATTCCAGTCTACGAGAAAGACAAACACATGTTGAATACAATTTCACAGAAACTCTTACACGTTTTATTAATAGAAATGGTATCAGTTCAACTGGTTTAAAACAGATTGGTACAATTTACTAGGTTGCATATCTGAATGATAGTATTGACACAAGCAAACATATTTGATTATGTTGTCGTAAGTCTGATTGGCAACGTTGAGAACAGACATTATGTTACAAAATCTTGCTGGCCCATTTTGCTGATATTTTGCTAAACAGTATTGAAGAAGTGAAGATGTGTACAGTTGTTGGTAACAGCTCAAAAGTTTTTGCCCATTAGATGATAGATCGGGAACAGCTGAAATTGTTGCTATTAAAAATCTGTATTCATCAGGTTCGTTTTGCAAAAACATTAGCTTTTGCtgttttagctttttttattcttcagtTCAAGTTTTTAGAGTTGTAAAAAgtgtttgcaaaattaaactaCGCGGGAGTTCAATGGAAAAAGCGGAAAATGAAGATCTACAAAGGGTCTGTAATTAGCTTTGTCtgtgaatcaaaaattattatgtcACTTCAGTCGCTTTAGGCGTTCACAAAATAGTATCAACAAGTACTCTTgtattttcggtttttccgtttttttccttCTTATCTCTAGCTGACTATTTTGTACTTCAATTGGCTTAACGTTATAGAGAAGTATTATAgatcgaataaaaaataatatcagaACATATTGTTCACTTGGAAATTACCTGGGTTTGAAACAGCAATAGCACCGAGCATGCTAATTTCTTCTCGTGTTATCttcaattcaataaatttgccAACCAACTGGCACCGAATTAGgttcaaaaaactaatattgATATGCAGACCTTCTCGGGCATGGTCCGGAAATAAATCTACTCCGTTTGGAAAAGACATAAATTCTTCCTGGTTCAAATACGAACGCATTGCCATAGTCAGAATTCCTTTGAGAAAATAACCCTTTTTAAGAAAGTATCTCAAATCTTGAGATGATAAATATTTcgggaaatccaaatttttaagcaTTTCAATAGTCGATAGTTTGTTCATTATTTGCCATTCGTCGCAGTCAAAGTTCAAGtccgatgttttttttataaaacgaaTAGGATTCTCATCAAGAAATGTGTTTGTGTCAAAATCCGTTGAAATTGAGAGTTTGAGAAACGTTTTCTCTCGGTTAGCATCCAATAATGACAAATATTCGACAAGATCTGCGAGTTTTGTATACCGAGAAACAGTTAACAATCCGACGTCGACGCATTTATTGAATCGACAATGCCTGCATTTTGGAAGCCTCTGTCTGTTACTAGATTCTTTATAGCAATCCCAATTATGCTTACAGTCTCCAAAAAATGACCATGGTGTCATAGATCTTCGAAAAAACAAGTCACATGAATTGCATAAGTACTTCTTAAATGTTtcatgaattgaaaaaaggtttaaatAATCAAACTTACCCCATATTTAAACAAATGGGTGGAAACGCCACACACCACACAGTCTCCAAAGTTTGTCATTTGACAAGCAAAGATGAGAGTTGTAGTGTTTATTGTGAGGGCATTTGCCTGAAAAGAACGGTATTAATATGAAGCACATTTAGACAAGCTTTCACGTTTATGGAATCGAATGAAATTCAAggaagtaaaattttttgtaagatAACTATGTTGctattttgtaaaatagttTACAGTTATGGAGTTTTCATTCGAACACATGCATCATACCGCACACGGCACGGCAGGAACGGCAGGAATTTTGTTAAACTGTTTAGAAATGTACAACTAGCTACGGCTTGCAATAAGCTTgcgtttttgtaaaattatatagcttgaaattcgaaaaaaaaattttgcttagACAttcacatgatttttttaactcgaagtgaaaaaatatatcaacCTGGTACGACATGTAATATGATACAAAACCTAGAAATAAATTACATACATGGGGAAATAATCCTATCTATGAACGGAAATTAGAATAATAATGCTTCAATAATATCTTGTGTGAAATGAAGTATGTACACacctaaattttatatgaataATGCACCTGTCtttcaaactaaaaagaaATTTCTGCCACAAATCATAATACTAGGGTATATTGTTCTTGATCTTGTACTTGCAAGAGATCAGAACAGAACAAAATTGTCGAGATCTATGATTTCAGGTGCCTTTCACCAAACTGCAATCTGTCTACACATTGCTCGTTTTtggtttcttttcaaaaaattatcagtgaAAACAGATattgtattgaaaaatgactCATTAAGAGATTACAAAAAAACGAGCAGATACTGAGAAATCAGTTAATAAATTCAATAACATCTTGATGAACTTGGCTGGGCTGTTCAGTcggttggaaaaattgaaacaatgtgaaatattttttgatatcatcATGCGTTTTAGTCACAACATGAAGAAGGAAAAGTAGATCGTTAAATCGGGATGGTCCGTTTCGCTGATAAGCCGTGGAGCAGTATTGGAAAAGTGCGGAGCGATACACGTTTTGATAGGAGTTTAAGAGCGTTCGtccattttcagacaactcCGGTATTGCTGAAAAACATTGTctgtttaaaatataaaacacaATTTGTTTGCTTTTTCTTCTTAAAAACTACGTATGTAGTGTGCTTCGCTCATACATTTTGCTCGTTTGCTCTAACATGTAGTTAGACGTTATATTAAAATCGTTGTGATACCAAACCACGTACATAGTAATCACAACCAAAATGAGGTGTGAGCATAACAGCTGTGACTTCGAGCCGGGCTATGTCAActcatttttgataatttttacaaGACGAAGATGAAACATCaagattaaaaatttgctCTCAAAATCAAAGAGTGTTGTTGCAGTAAAGCATACTTTACAATATGCCGTGCTTAGTAAGTGTTGAATTGGAGTAATTAGTAGCTTACTAGAAATTAAGTATTGATTTTAtaatgtttcacaaaaaaaaaatacctgGATTGGAAAATGCAATGGCACATAACAGCAACATCTCCTCATGAGTGACTTTCAACTCAATGAGCCTATTGACCAACCGGCAACGAATCCGGTTTTGTAAATTCACACTGATAGATGTACCTTCGGTCACAGTTTCCGGAAAAATGTCGATCTTGTTAGGAAATGACATATAGTTCTGGTTCGCGTTGTAGGATATCACAGCAGACTTTAATATGACTTGTGTAAAATGAGTGCATTTGAGAAATGATCTTAAATCTTGCGAGGATAAGAACTTGGAgaactccaattttttcaaaaaatcgattatggTGACTTGATTCATGAAACCCCAATCATGGCTGTTAAAAACCAGATGTGGTGGTTTTTTGACCAAGCTGACAGAGCTTTGCCACATAAGCTCTTCAGCTTTGAATCCATTCGACACCGTCATAGTTAAAAACAATGTTTCCCTTTTTGAATCGAATTCCGATAATTCACAAATCAGTCGTTCCAGATGTGTGTATCTTGAAAGGTCAAGCATTCCTTTCTGAACACATTTATGTAGCCGGCAAAATTTACATTCGAAATGAATAgctcttttgaaattttcaaaacagtttCCCGAATATTTACAATCATCGAGAAACTTGGAAGATGCAAGGGTTCTTCTCAAAAACGATCCACAAGCACTGCATGAGTGTGcctgaaaatatatgaacAATCTGTGACAGCGATAttgtttacaaaaataataatatttagaAAGTTGCTCAATATTTCAGCTGCACAACagattttttcacaagttCAATTTGTTATCAAAATTCAACGTTACTTCTCATTTATAAC comes from Caenorhabditis elegans chromosome X and encodes:
- the nhr-26 gene encoding Nuclear receptor domain-containing protein (Confirmed by transcript evidence), with translation MDCITRSCKVCNEKTTGFNYGVQSCNACKMFFRRALDTPKVLKCGRDGNCPTIVLDSGESQCRFCRFHKCIIVGMIFLDAVDDPTNIINKLLVMDTKRRDIFLNCTIPESLTVDEVFSRRSFPFEPRKPGTVFNFCDWGVINHLSCISFIRQLDFIKFLSSQDTIAIFKYSHLMYLILVTAMRSYLCKEAAMNHPGKVDVFPEEAQYAAGYNKQLLNDIRCLLVGRLSEIKITHEEFILLSVIILCNPGATNLSKSGRIILASNQERFSSILLHYCLITNSKCGPARFNEILSLCHVVSRTLSDLDNLTCLYSLVHTVPAPPNLFNNILKFLLH
- the nhr-214 gene encoding Nuclear Hormone Receptor family (Partially confirmed by transcript evidence) gives rise to the protein MIKTGDCVVCESSTHLFKHGKYLCNSCDLFFRRSMEPWSFFGDCKHSWDCYKVSGTRKKFPKCRHCRFNKCVDVGLLTVSRYTKFADLIKYLFCLDANREHTFLNFSISSDFDTNNFLDEKPTRFIKKTHDLTFDCHGWAIMNKLSAIEKLRSLDFPKYLSSKDLKYFFKGAYFLEAMLTMAMRCYFCKEDLMHFPHGVDLFPVSVQEAGKIKLNFLNLIRCQLVGKFIELKITREEIIMISAIAFSNPAVPDLSFTGQNLLSCYQKLYTSSLLQYCLTKYQQNGPARFCNLVAVLNVATQTYENILKYLSLYQYFHPDKQPCKFYQSFQRQLD
- the nhr-272 gene encoding Nuclear Hormone Receptor family (Confirmed by transcript evidence) translates to MTNFGDCVVCGVSTHLFKYGKYLCNSCDLFFRRSMTPWSFFGDCKHNWDCYKESSNRQRLPKCRHCRFNKCVDVGLLTVSRYTKLADLVEYLSLLDANREKTFLKLSISTDFDTNTFLDENPIRFIKKTSDLNFDCDEWQIMNKLSTIEMLKNLDFPKYLSSQDLRYFLKKGYFLKGILTMAMRSYLNQEEFMSFPNGVDLFPDHAREGLHINISFLNLIRCQLVGKFIELKITREEISMLGAIAVSNPAVPDLSSNGQKLLSCYQQLYTSSLLQYCLAKYQQNGPARFCNIMSVLNVANQTYDNIIKYVCLCQYYHSDMQPSKLYQSVLNQLN
- the nhr-27 gene encoding Nuclear hormone receptor family member nhr-27 (Confirmed by transcript evidence), yielding MSTYVSNCVVCGRLTSLFNYGAHSCSACGSFLRRTLASSKFLDDCKYSGNCFENFKRAIHFECKFCRLHKCVQKGMLDLSRYTHLERLICELSEFDSKRETLFLTMTVSNGFKAEELMWQSSVSLVKKPPHLVFNSHDWGFMNQVTIIDFLKKLEFSKFLSSQDLRSFLKCTHFTQVILKSAVISYNANQNYMSFPNKIDIFPETVTEGTSISVNLQNRIRCRLVNRLIELKVTHEEMLLLCAIAFSNPAIPELSENGRTLLNSYQNVYRSALFQYCSTAYQRNGPSRFNDLLFLLHVVTKTHDDIKKYFTLFQFFQPTEQPSQVHQDVIEFIN
- the nhr-27 gene encoding Nuclear hormone receptor family member nhr-27 (Confirmed by transcript evidence); its protein translation is MERGSPGSSKSVSTFTPDSMSTYVSNCVVCGRLTSLFNYGAHSCSACGSFLRRTLASSKFLDDCKYSGNCFENFKRAIHFECKFCRLHKCVQKGMLDLSRYTHLERLICELSEFDSKRETLFLTMTVSNGFKAEELMWQSSVSLVKKPPHLVFNSHDWGFMNQVTIIDFLKKLEFSKFLSSQDLRSFLKCTHFTQVILKSAVISYNANQNYMSFPNKIDIFPETVTEGTSISVNLQNRIRCRLVNRLIELKVTHEEMLLLCAIAFSNPAIPELSENGRTLLNSYQNVYRSALFQYCSTAYQRNGPSRFNDLLFLLHVVTKTHDDIKKYFTLFQFFQPTEQPSQVHQDVIEFIN